From the genome of Ananas comosus cultivar F153 linkage group 16, ASM154086v1, whole genome shotgun sequence, one region includes:
- the LOC109721957 gene encoding classical arabinogalactan protein 9-like has protein sequence MPEQAEPSARPEASAPPDLREQLAVLTEVTRQQGELLQRLCERLAPPQSTVPEQPVPPPPTPVAGPAAAVPPPAAVSPPAAVPPAPVAASGEAPQLTEAEQERMAERLARFHRFDPPTYDGSCIETWVVEGWVSAMEKLFQDLFIPEREQV, from the coding sequence atgcctgagcaggcagagccgAGTGCGCGACCGGAGGCAAGcgcaccccctgatctgagGGAGCAGTTGGCTGTcttgactgaggtgacgaggcagcagggggagttgttacAGAGGTTATGTGAGAGGTTAGCTCCGCCCCAGAGTACCGTACCAGAGCAGCCAGTTCCACCTCCGCCTACTCCAGTGGCAGGACCAGCTGCAGCAGTACCCCCACCAGCGGCAGTATCCCCACCAGCGGCAGTACCCCCAGCGCCAGTTGCAGCTTCTGGTGAGGCTCCACAGCTAactgaggctgagcaggagcggatggcTGAGAGACTTGCCCGCTTCCATCGTTTCGATCCGCCGACCTACGATGGCAGTTGCATTGAGACTTGGGTTGTCGAGGGCTGGGTCAGCGCAATGGAGAAACTGTTTCAGGATCTGTTCATTCCAGAGCGGGAGCAGGTGTAA
- the LOC109722561 gene encoding uncharacterized protein LOC109722561, with the protein MGFWSNGTNFFGPLEQNISCQGLLGRPWRRSPWGEGLWPPPEEIRPQAQATCLGAWGSGCAGPAGTAQSGRAVPGHRLSSARHGLGPFWAVSCRAVGPQQACSGRPPAARRGARGPGKVAGEVRSTKLTSGGGWKRRRRRRRRNKACPHELGHGSGGCCGHGGGRGRSGTSGGARRRSPEVSGGRHCRQGAAEARVGRDLPSSARSGSGRLRRVQAAPQPTWTAGNGGDGAGGRGEGGAPDGGRRRRAEALRPQARPAPGLGGRREQKRRPATSGAAATGGNDTGDGSRPREDGFIGLGAFPSSVAEEGRKKSVEGDGGDGRAASSGGRRRAQVAGARAGRAGEREGGG; encoded by the exons atgggtttttggtccaatggcACAAATTTCTTTGGTCCATTGGAACAAAATATCTCCTGCCAAGGTCTGCTAGGCAGACCTTGGAGGAGATCTCCATGGGGAGAAGGGCTTTGGCCTCCTCCCGAGGAGATCAGACCCCAGGCACAGGCAACTTGCCTTGGGGCCTGGGGTTCCGGCTGTGCTGGCCCGGCTGGCACAGCCCaatcgggccgtgccgtgccgggccaccgGCTCTcctcggcccggcacggcctagGCCCGTTTTGGGCCGTGTCGTGCCGGGCCGTCGGGCCCCAG caagcttgctccggccggccaccGGCAGCACGGCGGGGTGCACGCGGGCCAGGGAAggttgcgggggaggtgaggagtaccaAGCTCACCTCGGGTGGTGGCTggaagcggcggaggcggcggcggcggcggaacaAGGCATGCCCGCACGAGCTAGGGCACGGGTCCGGGGggtgctgcggccacggcggcggccggggcaggTCAGGGACGTccgggggtgcacgccggaggTCTCCGGAGGTGTCTGGAGGGCGGCACTGCCGGCAGGGAGCGGCGGAGGCGCGCGTAGGCAGAGATCTCCCAAGCTCGGCCCGCTCCGGGTCTGGGCGGCTGCGGCGAGTCCAGGCGGCACCACAGCCAACATGGACGGCGGGgaacggcggcgacggcgccggaggtcgaggggaAGGTGGCGCGCCCGATGGTGGacggcggcgacgcgcggaggCGCTGCGGCCTCAAGCTCGGCCCGCTCCGGGTCTGGGCGGGCGCAGAGAGCAGAAGCGGCGGCCGGCGACctcgggggcggcggcgaccggcgggaacgACACCGGAGATGGATCTCGGCCAAGGGAAGATGGTTTCATAGGTTTAGGTGCCTTCCCGAGCTCGGTGGCTGAGGAGGGTAGAAAGAAAAGTGTGGAAGGTGATGGAGGAGATGGAAGAGCGGCCAgctccggcggccggcggcgtgctcAGGTGGCTGGGGCGCGCGCAGGGAGAGCAGGGGAACGTGAGGGAGGCGGTTAA